One part of the Georgfuchsia toluolica genome encodes these proteins:
- the aroQ gene encoding type II 3-dehydroquinate dehydratase — protein sequence MTKPTGSKKTNGAKATGAQRLRILVLHGPNLNLLGTREPGIYGKTTLANIHKKMEARARAAGLQLETYQSNHEGELVDRVQSAHEEGVGFIIINPGAYSHTSIAIPDALKAVNIPYIEVHISNIHAREVFRHHSHFSAGAQGVICGLGVLGYDLALEAALTNLAQS from the coding sequence ATGACGAAGCCAACGGGTAGCAAAAAGACTAATGGGGCCAAGGCGACAGGAGCACAGCGGCTGCGGATTCTGGTTCTTCACGGGCCGAACTTGAACCTGCTCGGCACCCGGGAGCCGGGGATTTACGGCAAGACAACCCTGGCCAATATCCATAAGAAAATGGAAGCCCGTGCACGGGCGGCGGGGCTGCAACTTGAAACCTACCAGAGCAACCATGAAGGTGAACTGGTTGATCGGGTCCAGAGTGCGCATGAAGAAGGGGTCGGATTCATCATCATCAATCCCGGCGCCTACAGCCATACCAGCATTGCCATCCCCGATGCGCTGAAAGCGGTCAACATTCCCTATATCGAGGTACATATCTCGAATATCCACGCCCGCGAGGTTTTTCGCCACCATTCGCATTTTTCCGCTGGTGCGCAAGGCGTCATTTGCGGTCTCGGCGTTCTTGGCTACGACCTGGCGCTCGAAGCGGCACTCACCAATCTCGCTCAGTCCTGA
- the accB gene encoding acetyl-CoA carboxylase biotin carboxyl carrier protein produces the protein MDLRKLKTLIDLVQNSGISELEISEGEEKIRIAKHFAAAPATVMLGSTHASQAAPVADPPAVVAPVAEEPAGHVVTAPMVGTFYRSGSPGSPSFVEIGSAVKPGDTLCILEAMKLMNEIESDVAGTVKAILVENGQPVEFGQPLFVIG, from the coding sequence ATGGATCTTAGAAAACTCAAAACCCTGATCGACCTCGTACAGAATTCCGGCATCTCGGAACTCGAAATCAGCGAGGGCGAGGAGAAAATCCGCATCGCCAAGCACTTTGCCGCCGCACCGGCCACGGTGATGCTGGGATCGACACATGCGTCTCAGGCTGCCCCGGTTGCCGACCCACCCGCCGTCGTTGCACCTGTGGCCGAGGAGCCTGCGGGGCACGTCGTCACGGCACCCATGGTAGGCACCTTCTATCGTTCCGGCAGTCCCGGCTCCCCTTCCTTTGTAGAGATTGGCAGTGCCGTCAAGCCGGGCGATACCCTGTGCATTCTCGAAGCCATGAAGCTGATGAACGAAATCGAATCCGACGTTGCCGGCACGGTGAAGGCCATCCTCGTCGAGAACGGCCAACCCGTCGAATTCGGCCAGCCGCTGTTCGTGATCGGCTGA
- the accC gene encoding acetyl-CoA carboxylase biotin carboxylase subunit yields the protein MFDKVLIANRGEIALRVLRACREMGIKTVAVHSTTDTEAKYVRLADESVCIGPPPSVQSYLNIPAIISAAEVTDAQAIHPGYGFLSENADFAERVEKSGFVFIGPRAETIRLMGDKVNAKNTMKEAGVPCVPGSEGALPEDPKEITRIARAIGYPVIIKAAAGGGGRGMRVVHTEAALHNAVTMTRTEAGAAFGNPMVYMEKYLENPRHIEIQVLTDQFGNAVYLGERDCSMQRRHQKVIEEAPAPDINRRLIARIGERCAEACRRIKYLGAGTFEFLYENGEFYFIEMNTRVQVEHPVTELVTGIDIVQAQIRIAAGERLRFRQRDIELKGHAIECRINAEDPFKFTPSPGKISNWHAPGGPGVRVDSHAYTGYTVPPNYDSMIGKVIVYGDTREQAIRRMRIALSEMMVDGIKTNILLHQRLMLDERFVQGGTSIHYLEERIAEHQAARSK from the coding sequence ATGTTCGATAAAGTTCTCATCGCCAACCGCGGCGAAATCGCCCTCCGAGTACTGCGCGCCTGCCGCGAGATGGGCATCAAGACGGTAGCCGTGCATTCCACCACCGACACCGAAGCCAAGTACGTCAGGCTTGCCGATGAATCGGTATGCATCGGCCCGCCCCCTTCGGTGCAAAGCTATCTCAACATTCCCGCCATCATCTCGGCTGCCGAAGTTACCGATGCGCAGGCGATCCATCCCGGTTACGGCTTTCTTTCGGAAAACGCCGATTTCGCCGAGCGCGTGGAAAAATCCGGTTTTGTCTTTATCGGCCCGCGCGCCGAGACCATCCGCCTCATGGGCGACAAGGTCAATGCCAAGAACACCATGAAGGAGGCCGGCGTGCCCTGCGTGCCTGGCTCCGAAGGAGCGCTGCCCGAAGACCCCAAGGAAATTACCAGGATTGCGCGCGCCATTGGTTATCCAGTCATTATCAAAGCTGCCGCTGGCGGCGGCGGCCGCGGCATGCGCGTGGTGCATACCGAGGCCGCGCTTCACAACGCCGTGACCATGACGCGCACGGAAGCGGGCGCGGCCTTCGGCAATCCGATGGTGTACATGGAGAAATACCTCGAAAATCCGCGCCACATCGAAATCCAGGTGCTCACTGATCAGTTCGGCAATGCTGTTTACCTCGGCGAGCGTGACTGCTCGATGCAGCGCCGCCATCAGAAGGTGATTGAAGAGGCGCCTGCGCCGGACATCAACCGCCGTCTGATCGCGAGAATCGGCGAACGTTGCGCCGAGGCCTGCCGCCGCATCAAGTACCTTGGCGCGGGTACTTTCGAGTTCCTTTACGAGAACGGCGAGTTCTACTTCATCGAAATGAATACGCGCGTGCAGGTCGAACATCCGGTGACCGAACTGGTGACCGGCATCGATATCGTGCAGGCGCAGATCCGCATCGCTGCCGGTGAAAGACTGCGTTTCCGGCAACGCGACATTGAACTCAAGGGCCATGCCATCGAGTGCCGCATCAATGCCGAGGACCCCTTCAAGTTCACTCCGTCGCCGGGAAAGATCAGCAACTGGCATGCGCCGGGAGGACCTGGGGTGCGCGTCGATTCGCATGCCTACACGGGTTATACCGTGCCGCCGAATTATGATTCGATGATCGGCAAGGTGATTGTTTATGGCGATACGCGCGAACAGGCCATTCGCCGCATGCGTATCGCGTTGTCCGAAATGATGGTCGATGGCATCAAGACCAATATTCTGCTGCATCAGCGCCTGATGCTCGATGAGCGCTTCGTGCAGGGCGGTACCAGCATTCACTACCTGGAAGAGCGGATCGCCGAGCATCAAGCAGCGCGAAGCAAGTGA
- a CDS encoding 50S ribosomal protein L11 methyltransferase, which produces MSIRTRAELAEALSEALLERGALSVSVEDADAGTERETPQFGEPGSPATPLWANSKIVALFEPAHDLIGIVAAAAHEVGLDDLPDMELEDVAEENWVQLTQAQFEPIKISDRLWIVPSWHMEKFAPQIERSEPASSPPFMGRGTGGRSIDDPPGSSCILQLDPGMAFGTGSHPTTRLCLEWLLNTVKPGDTLLDYGCGSGILAIAGAKLGASQVVGIEIDEQAIAAAQGNAVQNAVMIDLRHSSKALTETFGLVVANILTNPLCVLAPLLAGRVAPGGRLALSGVLESQAQQVIEAYAPYIQLRVGAVREGWCRLEGSKD; this is translated from the coding sequence GTGTCGATACGAACTCGCGCCGAACTCGCCGAGGCGCTGTCTGAAGCACTGCTGGAGCGCGGCGCGCTGTCGGTCAGTGTCGAGGACGCCGATGCGGGTACCGAGCGCGAAACGCCGCAGTTCGGCGAACCGGGCAGTCCTGCCACGCCGCTCTGGGCCAACAGCAAGATCGTAGCACTGTTCGAACCGGCTCATGACCTGATTGGCATTGTCGCGGCGGCGGCGCATGAAGTCGGCCTTGATGATCTGCCCGACATGGAGCTGGAAGATGTTGCCGAAGAAAACTGGGTGCAATTGACCCAGGCGCAGTTCGAGCCGATCAAGATCAGCGATCGGCTCTGGATCGTTCCTTCGTGGCACATGGAGAAATTCGCGCCTCAAATCGAGCGCAGCGAGCCAGCTTCATCGCCCCCTTTCATGGGGAGGGGGACAGGGGGTAGGTCCATTGATGATCCCCCTGGATCGAGTTGCATTCTGCAACTCGATCCAGGGATGGCATTCGGGACAGGCTCACATCCAACGACACGTCTTTGTCTCGAATGGCTGCTCAATACCGTTAAGCCGGGCGACACGCTGCTCGATTACGGCTGCGGCTCGGGAATTCTTGCCATCGCGGGCGCGAAGCTCGGCGCGAGCCAGGTGGTCGGCATCGAAATCGACGAGCAGGCCATCGCCGCGGCACAAGGCAATGCAGTGCAAAATGCGGTCATGATCGATCTGCGCCATTCGAGCAAGGCCCTGACAGAGACCTTCGGCCTCGTCGTTGCCAACATCCTGACCAATCCGCTCTGCGTACTGGCGCCGTTGCTCGCCGGCCGTGTCGCGCCCGGCGGCCGTCTTGCGCTTTCGGGTGTGCTGGAGAGTCAGGCACAACAGGTGATCGAGGCTTACGCACCCTATATTCAGTTGCGAGTTGGTGCTGTGAGAGAAGGCTGGTGTCGACTCGAAGGAAGCAAGGACTGA
- a CDS encoding DUF3426 domain-containing protein, with product MLTCCPSCATHFRVTPAQLKARAGTVRCGQCNFVFNALETLLDEPPSPPAEISPMPTSREETGDVFDIWIGEAETWTDNKVVEPARKHAAKTDAQPEVYPAEPLQDEATAKVRRWPWALGSMIAVLGLLTQATYYYRVELAVLRPDWRSALQAACKPLHCEVPRPRSIDTLGIDTSDLHPEPQHPGHLTLTATLRSKAAYAQEWPLLELTLTDVADHTLAVKHFAAGDYLPRDKDKGQPIEAGFPANGEIAVALPLDVGDLPAVGYRLYVFYP from the coding sequence ATGCTTACCTGCTGCCCAAGCTGCGCTACGCATTTCCGGGTTACGCCCGCACAACTCAAGGCTCGGGCTGGCACGGTACGTTGCGGGCAGTGCAACTTCGTCTTCAATGCCCTCGAAACGCTGCTGGACGAACCGCCCAGCCCCCCTGCGGAAATTTCGCCCATGCCGACGTCGCGGGAAGAAACCGGCGACGTATTCGATATCTGGATCGGTGAAGCCGAAACATGGACTGATAACAAGGTAGTCGAGCCGGCACGGAAGCATGCAGCGAAAACCGACGCCCAGCCTGAGGTTTATCCGGCCGAGCCGTTGCAGGACGAAGCCACGGCAAAGGTACGGCGCTGGCCGTGGGCGCTCGGCAGCATGATTGCCGTACTCGGCCTGCTGACCCAGGCGACATATTATTACCGCGTCGAGCTTGCGGTATTGCGTCCCGATTGGCGCTCGGCGCTGCAAGCAGCGTGCAAGCCGCTGCATTGCGAAGTGCCGCGTCCGCGCAGCATCGACACCCTGGGCATTGATACTTCCGATCTGCACCCCGAGCCGCAACATCCCGGTCATTTGACGCTCACCGCCACGCTGCGCAGCAAGGCGGCGTACGCGCAGGAATGGCCGTTGCTCGAACTTACGCTGACCGATGTCGCCGACCACACGCTGGCAGTCAAGCATTTCGCGGCAGGCGACTACCTGCCCAGGGACAAGGATAAAGGTCAGCCGATCGAGGCGGGATTTCCCGCCAATGGCGAGATCGCAGTCGCCCTGCCGCTCGATGTCGGCGACCTGCCCGCGGTAGGCTATCGGTTGTACGTTTTCTATCCTTGA
- a CDS encoding carbohydrate kinase family protein, producing the protein MKTLICGSLAYDTIMVFPDRFKNHILPEQIHILNVAFLVPEMRREFGGCAGNIAYNLKLLGGEALIMATIGDDSGPYMLRLKQLGFDARYVCQVENSFTAQAFITTDIDDNQITAFHPGAMSFSHRNRIPDAKDVRLGIVAPDGREGMLNHAAEFHAAGIPFIFDPGQGLPMFSGEELLNFLKLADYCTVNDYEAKLICDRTGKTLRELAQMVEALIVTLGGEGSHIYTGGHRIDIPSVKPEALLDPTGCGDAYRSGLLYGIVRGWEWGKTGRLASLMGSIKIAHRGGQNHKLTRDDIASRYAAAFGSSLW; encoded by the coding sequence GTGAAAACATTGATTTGCGGCTCCCTGGCCTACGACACCATCATGGTATTTCCCGATCGTTTCAAGAACCACATCCTGCCGGAGCAGATTCATATCCTCAACGTCGCTTTTCTGGTGCCGGAGATGCGCCGCGAATTCGGCGGCTGTGCCGGCAATATCGCCTACAACCTCAAGCTGCTCGGCGGTGAAGCGCTGATCATGGCCACCATCGGCGACGACTCGGGGCCGTATATGCTCCGGCTCAAGCAACTCGGTTTCGATGCCCGTTACGTATGTCAGGTGGAAAACAGTTTCACCGCGCAGGCTTTCATCACGACCGACATCGACGACAACCAGATCACCGCCTTCCATCCCGGCGCCATGAGCTTCTCGCACCGGAATCGCATTCCTGATGCAAAGGACGTGCGCCTCGGCATCGTCGCGCCCGATGGCCGCGAGGGCATGCTCAACCATGCCGCCGAATTCCACGCGGCAGGGATTCCTTTCATTTTTGATCCCGGCCAGGGATTGCCGATGTTCAGTGGCGAAGAACTGCTCAATTTTCTGAAACTCGCCGACTACTGCACGGTCAATGACTATGAAGCGAAACTGATCTGCGACCGCACCGGCAAGACGCTGAGAGAACTGGCGCAAATGGTCGAGGCGCTGATCGTGACGCTGGGCGGGGAGGGTTCGCACATCTACACGGGCGGCCATCGTATCGACATTCCGAGCGTTAAACCTGAAGCGCTGCTCGATCCCACTGGTTGCGGCGACGCTTACCGCTCCGGGCTGCTTTACGGCATCGTACGCGGATGGGAATGGGGCAAGACCGGGCGCCTCGCGTCACTGATGGGCTCGATCAAAATCGCGCATCGCGGCGGACAGAACCACAAGCTGACGCGCGATGACATCGCGAGCCGTTATGCGGCAGCATTCGGCAGTTCACTTTGGTAG